In the genome of Gemmatimonas sp. UBA7669, the window AGGCCTTCGCGCAGCCACAGGGCATGCGGCCGGCTTCATCGCTCAATGCCGACGCGCCGCCTGCCGCGACCATTTCAAAGGCCGTGGCGGCCCAACTCTTCGGCAAGTCCATTGAGCAGGTCAGCGTTGGCACCACCGGACAGACGGTCAGCGCCTCCTGGCAGCACCAGTGGCGCCTCTCGCCCACGCCGGCGCGCAACGTCATTGCGGTGCTGCCCGGCAGCGACCCGGCGCGCAAGAACGAGTACGTGCTCGTGGGCGCACACAACGACCACGTCGGCATCAACAGCACCGTTGTCGATCACGACTCCGTGCGCGCCTACAACATGGTCGTGCGCCGTCAGGGCGCCAACGATCCGGTGTGCGTGCCCACGGCCGCGCAGCAGGCGCGCATCGACTCGCTCATCGCCATCGCGCGTTCGGTGCGCGCGCCGCGCCGCGACAGCATCATGAACGGCGCCGATGACGATGGCTCCGGCACAGTGGTCATGCTCGAAATCGCCGAGCAGTTCGCGAAGCAGAAGCCGGCGCGGTCCATTGTGTTCGTCTCCCATCAGGGCGAAGAGCGTGGCCTGCTGGGCTCACGCTGGTTCACCGACAATCCCACCATCCCGCTCGAACAGATCGTGGCCGCGCACAACATGGACATGGTGGGCAAGGGCCGTGACTGGCAGGTCAAGTATGGTGGCCCCGCCTCGGTACAGATGCTCGGCGCACGTCGCCTCTCGCGCGAGTTCGGCGACATCATCGACTCGGTCAACGCCAACATTCCCGAGCCCATGGCCATCGACAAGACCTGGGATGTGCCGGCCAATCCGCTCAATCGGTTTTGCCGCAGCGACCAGGTCAACTATGTGCGCAAGAACATCCCGGTGGTCTACCTCTCGCTGGGCTATGCGGTGGACTATCATCAACACACGGATGAACCGCAGTACATCGACTACGATCATGCCGCGCGTCTCGGCCGCTTCGTCCATCAGACCATGACGGCCGTGGCCAACCGGCCCGACAAGCCGGCCATTGCGGGCCCCGATCCCAGCATGCCCAGCTGCAATCGCTGAGCCGCAGGCGGTTCGTCCCGTACGATCCGTCCCGGCCAGCCCCTCGCGGTGCCTGCGGCCACATCCTACGTTTGGGTGTGGCCGCTTCTGTTGCTCCCTCAGCCCCCGCGCCCCCGGCGCACAAAACCGGCAGCCTGCGCGCGCGGCTTCGTCTGGTGGCCATCTTCGTGGCCCTCGCTTTCGGGCTACTGGCCTGGCTCCGAGCGCGCGACCGGCAATTGGCCGAACAGCGGCTGACGGGCGAGCGCGCAAGCGACAATGCCCTGGCCGTCACCCAGTCGCTCGACGGCCAGATTGCCCAGGCGCAAACCCTGCTCCAGAGCCTCACCTACGTCGTCGACCCGGCCGCCCCGAGCGCGGAAACAGACTCCGTGCTGCGTGTGCTGCATGAGAAAATCGTGGCGCCCTACGCCAATCTGTTCATGGTGGACACCAACGGTACCATGATTGGCGCCGCGCGCATCCACCCGGCCGGGCGTCGTCGCATGGACGTCGGGGATCGTCCCTACTTTCTGGACACCAAGCTCGCCCAGCGCTTCACGGTGGGTGACCCGGTGCGCTCACGTGCCCGCGGCGATTCGGCTTGGCTCATGCCCTTCATGGCGCCCGTACCCGACCCCCGCACGGGCCGCGCGGTGGCCTATGTCGGCGCCACCATTCTGGTGGACTCGCTGGAGGGCGTGCAGATGGCTCGACGCCTTCCGCAGGGCTCCGTGCTGACGGTGCTCAACACGAAGGGTCGCATCATCATTCGTACGCTCGACACCGACCGCTGGGTGGGACGGCAGTTTCCCGGCTTCTCCGAGCGCGGGCAGGCCGAGCAGCCTGTTGGCATCGACACCATTGTCCCGAGTGACATCGATCGCATAGACCGGCTGTTCGGTTCCGAGTTCATGCGCAACACCCCGTGGCGCGTGTACGTGGGCATTCCGGTCAACGAAGCCTTCGCCGCGGCGCGACTGCAGTTCATCTACGACTTTCTCATCGGCCTCCTCGGCGGTGTGTTTGTTGTCTTCATCGCGTACTGGGTGACCGGACGCCTGCTGCGTCCCATCGAATCGCTCACGCTGGACGCGCGCGCCATCTCCGAGGGCGACATGCGCCGTCGCTCACAGATCACCAGTGACGACGAAGTCGGTGAACTGGCGCGCACCTTCAACGCCATGGCCGACGCGCTGGTCGACCGCGAGGCGGCGCTTACGGCCTCACAGGACCGCCTGCGCGAGGCGCAGAAGCTCGAGGCCCTCGGTTCGTTCGCGGGCGGCATCGCCCACGACTTCAACAACTATCTCTCGTCCATTCTCGGGCATGTCGAGCTGGCGCGCGAAACCGTGCCGCCGCAGCACGACGCACGCGGCGAACTCGATCACGCCATCGATGCCACCCGGCGCGCGGCCGATCTTACCCGGCAGATTCTCGTTTTCAGTCGTCAGCAGGTCGTGGAACCGCGCCTCGTGAACCCCAACGAGATCGTGCGGGGCATCGAGCGACTGCTCGCACGCGTGCTCGGGGAGAACGTGGCGCTCAGCTGTCAGTACGATGACACGCTCGGCAGCATTCGCGTGGATCCGGGTCGCTTCGAGCAGGTGCTGATGAATCTCGCCACGAATGCGCGCGATGCCATGCCGCAGGGTGGTCAGTTCCACATCGGCCTCTCACGCCTGCATGTGGAAGCGGGTTCGATCCTCGACGCCGAACCCGGCACCTACGTGTGCTTCACGGCGCGCGACAGCGGTGAAGGGATTCCGCGCGAAGTCCTCGATCGCATCTTCGAGCCCTTCTTCACCACCAAGGAGCGCGGGCGCGGCACGGGCCTGGGCCTCGCCATCGCCTACGGCATCGTCAAGCAGGCCGGTGGCGTCATGACGGTGGACAGCGCCACCGGCAGTGGCACCACCCTGCGTGTGCTGCTGCCCGAGCTCGACCGCCCCGCCGACGTCACCACGCGCAGCGACGAGGTGCCGCCGCCGGTCGGACAGGAACGCCTGCTGGTGGTGGACGACGAACCCGCCGTGGCCAAGATCGCCGAGCGGCTCCTGCAGCAGGCTGGCTACGAGGTGGAATCGGCCATCGGCGCCCGTGACGCCCTCTCCCGCTTCGACACACAGCACTTCGACATGGTCATCAGCGATGTCGTGATGCCCGGCATGTCGGGGCCGGAGCTCGTGCGCGAACTCACGCGCCGCCGGCCTGAGCTACGGGTGCTGTTCGTCAGTGGCTACGCCGACGACGATGCCCTGGTGGCGGACATCGCCGCGCGGCAGGTGGCCTTCTTGCCCAAGCCCTTCTCGCGCGCCAGCCTGCTGCACAAGGTGCGGGACGTGCTCGACGCGCGGCGCGCGGCGCGATAGCGGCTCGCGATAACGCGGCGCACGATAACGCCGCGCGTGTTAACGCCGCGCGCCTACTTCTTCGTCCACTGCTCGCAGCCGCTGTTGCGGCGTGTGTCGGCCAGCTCGAGAATGGTCCACGTGCCCGCACTGTCCTTCGTCAGCAGGAAGTGGTCCACACCACAGTGTGAGAAGGTGGTCCCGCGGAAGAAGGCGTAGTCCACCCACACCGACGCCAGCGCGCCATCGATCTCCACCTTCTCGTTGGCGATGCGCTCGTCCCACACCTCGGCGTGTGGCGTACCAACCGCCTTCGCGAAGTTGTCCGCACCGTTGGTGACACTCGCGGTCATCACGCCCTGTCGTGGCGCCACGGTGATCATGCGCACATTGGGCGCAAACACCGAGCGCACCATGCTCGAGTCTCCAGCGCGCATGCCGTCGAACAGCTTCTGAACGACCGCCATCACCGCCGCCTTCTCCGCCGGCTGCGCGGTACCTTGTGCAGCGACTGCGGCGGGCGTCCACGCGCCGGCCACCACGACCGCCGATGACAGCACGGTACGACGCCAGACGGCAGCAAGCAGACGGACGGATGAGAGCGGCGTAGCAAACACGGCAGAGCTCCGGAGCTGAAGGAAGGGATGCGGATATACTCGCCTACGCGGGCGCGACGATGCAAGTTGCGGGTATGACCCCGACCCTGCTCCGTTTGGTTGCCGGCGGCGCCGGCATCGCGCTACTCAGTTTGGCGGACGCGCTCCCCGCCCAGTCTGCGAGTATGCCCAAGGTTGGCGCACTCGCGCGTGGCGACGCCGTGCTCTTCGAATCCCGCACCCTCAAGCAGTCGGGTGACGACATCACCGCCACCTTTCGCACCGTCTTCGTGAAGCCGGCCAAAGCGCCCGGCGGTGAATGGTTCGGTTCACGCACGGTGGTGACCGTGCGCTGCAAGGCGGGCACGGCGGCGGTCAAGGAGAATCGCTACTACAGCGACGCGAAGTTCACCAAGGTGGCCAGCGAAAAGATTGTTGGCGTGCCGGGCTATGCCGCGCCCGTGCCCGGCTCAGTGCCGGCCATCGCCTTCAAGCACCTGTGCCCGTCGTAAGGGGCGGAGCGGCAAAACGCTCCGCGCCTGAGAGCAGCGCGCCGAGCGCCGTGGCCTGCCCGCCCTGCTCGGGAATGCGAATCGCTGCGCCGTAGAACTGCGCCACCATCTCGAAGGTGTGCCGCACGCTCGGCAAGTCGGTCAGGTGCCCCACGATGACCGCGTGTTCGAGCTGCTGGGCGCGCGCCGCGTTGATGGCCACGATGGCAATGACCTGGCCCACCATGTTGACCAGCGCGGCCGCCGTGTCCTCACGCGGTGCGTTGACGGCATGACGGGCCACCCGCCCGAAGTTCACGGCGGTGGTGTCGGGTGGCAGTGAGCCAATGGCCTGACCGAGGATTTCTCCAATGGTGAGGTTGTGCGTGGTGTCCGTTCCGGCGCGCGCGAGTGCATCGATTTCCTGTGGATTCACCGTGTCCAGCAGCAGTCGGGACAGTCCCACCAACGTGCCACCACCCACACCGGTGCCGGTCACGTGCCGCATGCCATCCGGCGTCGCGCGCACCACCGCGGTGCCGGAGCCCGCACTGGCGACGACCGCCGCCTCGAGCCCGGACAGCGCGAGGCCGCCACGGCCAATGGCCTCCACCTCAGGCACCTGATGCACCGGCCGGCCTTCAATGACCGGCGGCAGGGCACTGCGATTGCCACCCGTCACGGCCAGCCACGCACACTGCGACGCCGTGACATCACCGGCACTGAGCGCGCGATGGACGCGCGAGAGATCGGGCTGACCTTCTGTCGGCAGCGTCCAGTGCCTGAGGCCATCGGGCGAACGGAACACGACATCGGTGTTGCTGGCGCCGAAGTCGATGGCCGCGCTGGTCACGTCACCCACGGCCCACCAGGCGGGGGCCGTCGTCCCCTGTGATGGCGAACTCACTGACCGGGCTGGTAAGTGCGCACCGCGTTGCGCTCCACGTCTTCACGGTGGAAGCTCACATCCTTGAACGCGCCGGTCGCGTAGCGTTCGCCCTGATTGAAGAAGTACGGCGACGATGGATCGTTGTTCACACCGCCGGCCAGCACACTCTTGGCTCGTACGCGCGGCCCGAACTCCACCGCGGCCACGAAGCTGTTGCCGCGATTGCCGTAATACTTCTTGGTGGTGCGGGCGCCCGTTTGTCCATACGCCGCGAGCGAGCCCCAGTTGGCCGACGCGAAGGCCACCGGCAGGCTGGGTTTGCTGTCGTCGAAGCCGGCACCGATGTCGCCGCTCAGGCGCTGGAAGCGATTCACATCGCCCCAGGGCATCTGCCATGAACCGAAGTCGCGCTCCAGCGTCTCCACCGCGCGCGACAAGGCGCCCAGCAGCTGCGCGGGCGCCGCCTTGCTGGCGATGTACTCGAGCGTGGGCGTGCCGGCCTGACGGGCCGCTGCGGCCTGCGACTGCGTAGCCGCTTCGCCGTAGGCATTGGCCAGCGTCATGGCCACACTGGCCACACCAAATCGGTAGTCCCAGTTGCGCAGCGTGCGCACGGGCACCGCCAGCCGCGTCTTGAGCGGATCACTGGCCGGCAGCGCATCCCAGGCCGCCACCACCGGCGGAATGAGCTGCTCCATGGCCGGCAGATAGCTGTCATACGCGGCGGCAATGAGGCCGTCGAGCGTGAAGTCCTTGCGACCCTGCAGCACGCGCACCGCATGCACACCGCGCGCATTGTCTTCGCGCTGCGCCGACATGTACACCGGCCAGTCGCCGATCTTCGGGCTGTCCGCACCTGACGCCGTGAACGGCCAGTTGTTCGTGTTCATCAGCCAGCCGCTCGACGGGCTCTTGATGAGGATCATCTCGTTCAGCGTGTGCAGTCCCTGCCACTCGGTACGCGGGTCGCTGCCATCCACCGGGCGCGTGAAATCGATGGACGGATCACGCTTCGGGATGAAGTTGCCGTGGAAGTAGGCAATCACGCCATCGGCATCGGCGTACACCGTGTTGTTCGACGAATTCGTGCGCAGCTCCATGGCCTTGCTGAACGACGCGAAATCCGTGGCCTTGGTGCGCAGATAGCTCTGCTGCAGCGCATCCAGCGGATTGTTCATCATGCGCACCGCCACCCAGCGCTCCGCCCCGTTCACGGTCTGCGTGCGAATGACCGGGCCATGGTGCGTGAAGTAGGCCGTCACCGTGCGCGCCGCCATGCCCGTGGCCGTCTTGTATGGCAGGCGAATGACCTTGGCCGTCACATTGCGCGTGCCGCTGCCGTAGCGATACGTGAAGCCCTTGCCCTTGGGCGACACCGTCTCGAGATACTCGTCAATGACGTCACCGCCGCCCGAGGTGTGCATCCAGCCCAGACGGTGATTGAAGCCCTGATAGATGAAGAACTGTCCCCAGGTCACGGCGCCGTAGGCATCGAGGCCCTCACGGCTGGCCATGTGAATCTCGGGACGGAAGTAGAACGAGGTGTGCGGATTGATCATCAGCATCGCATGACCGTTCACCGTGTTCTGCGGGGCCACTGCAAAACCGTTCGATCCACCCGGCTCCTCACCAAAGGGCTGCACTGCCGACTCGGCATCGTCGCGCGCTGGAGCTGCACCACCCGAGCGCGGGCCGTAGAACTGCTCGAGGCCGCGCAGGTTCACCGACTCGATGTCACCGCCAATGGAGCCTTCGCTGAAGGTGAGCGCCATCCACGGCTCGAACCTGGTGATCAGCCGCGGCTTGACCTGCGGATTCTTGTGCAGATACCAGTTGAGCCCATTGGCCCAGCCCTGCATGAGTGCCTGCAGCCACGCGGGGCTCTTGGCGTAAAGGGCTTTGATCTCGAGCGTATCGATGAAGAGCTTCATGCGCAGATCGCGCCAGATCTCGCGCTCGCCCTCCACCTCGGCCAGACGACCCATGGCATTGATGTAGTTCGTCTCGATGCGCGGGAAGTCATCCTCGGCCTGCGCGTACACCATGCCGAACACCGCATCGGCATCGCGTTCCCCGTACACGTGCGCCACGCCCCACTGATCGCGCATGATGGTCACGCGCTTGGCCTGGGCCTCCCATACGGCAGGTTGCGCGTCCACCGGGGTGGGACGCGCAGCACTCAGCAACGCGAGCGCGATGGAGGCGCGGAAGAGGCGACGAAGGGTCGGGGTCATGTCAGGCGGGAGGGGTCGTGCGGTAGATGGAGACGGCGCTGTCTTCAAGCAGCAACTGCTGCGACGGCTTGGGTAACACATGGGTGCGCGCGTGCTCGGCCACCAGCACGCGCGACCACGGCGCCTGCTGCCAGCGCTCGATGAGCCGGTCCAGCATGCGCGATTCGTACGGGGGATCGGCAAAGGCCACATCGTAGCGATCCACAGGCAGCGCATCCGCAAAGGGCAGCGCGTCCTTCTTGTATACGCGCACCTTCTCGTGGACGCGGAGCGCAGCCACGTTGGCCTTGAGCGCGTGCAGACTGGCCGGACGGAACTCCACGAAGTCCACGTAACGTGCGCCGCGGGAAAGGGCTTCGAGTCCCAGCGCGCCGGTGCCGGCAAACAGATCGAGCACCCGCGCACCATCGATGTCCGCCTTGATGGCCTTCATGATGGCCACGCGCACGGGTTCGGCGGTGGGACGCACCCGGAAGTCATTGGGCGACGTCAGATTGCGGCCTTTGAACGTACCGCCGACAATGCGCATGATCCGGAACCTCTATTCGGGTTGATTGCGCATGTGATCGGCCAACTGGTCGAAACGCTGGCGGAGATAGCCCTTGAGATCCTCCGGCGCCTCATGCTCATCGAGGGCCCGGTGCATGCACCACAGCCACTCGTCACGTTCGCGCGCCCCAATGGCAAACGGAAAGTGACGCATGCGCAGCATGGGATGGCCGTACTTCTCCACGTACAGCTGCGGACCGCCCGACCAGCCGGTCAGAAACAGAAACAACTTCTCACGCGACACCTTGAGGTTGGTCGCATGCAGCGCGCGCACGTTGACCGCCTCCGGTGCGCTGTCCATGAGATCGTAGAACCGATCCACCAGGGCGCGGATGCCGGCTTCGCCGCCCAATTGCTCGTAGTGCGTCATGATGTGGCGAAGGCTAGTCGCTCAGCAGAAGACCGGGCAAGCGAAGAGCGCGCATCCTCTTGAGGCATTCGCACCCTTTCGTCTCGCTTGGGCATCGATAATGAACGGTTCACCATCATTATTTGCCATTTCGTGCTATGGTGCGCCAACACCGTCCGTCCAATGTTTGTGCCACGTCAGCGTGAACGCTGACCACTCCCTGCCCGGTGCAGACCGAGCCGGGCCTCTCCCCCTCGACTGGCCGGCCACGAAGCGCCGACCGGGAGGCCACACCATGCGTTACCCCACGCCCTCCCCCCTCCTCCATTTCGCTCGCCCCGCCAGCACGGCCGTGTTGCTCGCCGCCCTGCTGCTCCCGACGCCGGCAGTAGCGCAGGTGGCCCTGCCCTCGCAGGCGCCAGCGGTACTCTCGGTGTTCTGCGAGTCGCTGCGGCCCGGCGCGGCGCCCGACTACGACACACACAACATCGGCTGGTCGCGTCAGCTCGAGCAGATCAAGGACGCTCCGCCGCAACTGGCACTTCGTCGCATGACCGGCGCGCAGGAAGTCTGCTATCTCTCCGGACAGGGCAGTTTTGCCGCCGGCGATACGACCGAGAAGATCATCATGGGCGACGCGGCCTATGCGCGCGCGCTCCCCGGACTCGAGCGCAAGAACACCGCCTATGTGTCCGGCACGCGGGCCATGTACGGCATGTATCGCGGCGATCTTGCGGCCGGCAACTATCCCGACCTCATGAAGCGCCGCGTGTACATGTGGACCGAGTTCCGCGTCCGGCCCGGTGCCGAAGAAGCCTTCGACAACGGCGCCAAGACGTATCGCGCGCTTTTTGCACGCAAACAGTTGCCGGCCGAGTGGCGCGTGTATCAGGTGGTGGCCGGCGCACAGGGCGCCACCTACTGGGTGTTCGAGTCCTTTCCCGATCTGTCAGGCATGGACCGGGGCATGGCGGACGGCACGAAGGCCACCGACGGTCTCACCGAGGCAGAGCGCAGCGCCTTCAAGACCTTCAATGAGGCGCTCACCTTTGTGCGCACAGACATGTGGCGCGTCAGTAGCGGGCTCACCGTCATGAATGCGGCCGTGCGCGGCGACGACCCGTTCTGGAAGCGTTCGCCGCAGGCGCCGCGCGTGGCGGCCAAGCCCAAGACGCCCTGACGGACAGCGCTAGCGACGCGGGAACGTGGGCCGCATGCCGCCGCCCTCTCCGCCGGCAGCAATGATGGCACCGCCAGTCATGATGACGGTACCCACGCCGCGGCCCCAGCCACCACCGGTGGTGAGAATGGGGCCGCGGCCACGTCCCCGACCGCGCCGCGCGTCATGCGCCTCACAGTTGTCCACGCCGGCCGCGCCGCCACGAATGATGGCGCCAATGACACCACCCAAGCCGCCGCCGCGGCGTCCCTCGTGCTCACCCGCGTGCCCACTGGCATCGCTCGGCCCGCTCACCGGAATGACACTCACCGGTGTTTCGGCGCCCGCAGCCGGCAGCTCCGGCTCGATGGGGGCCGCCGGTGCACCAGCGTCTGCCGTGGTCATGGATACAGCGGGCATGGGCGAATCCAGCAGCGACTCGGCACTCGCCGTCTCTTCCACCTGGGGAGACGGTCTCGGCGCCGGAGCCCGCTTCGGACGCGGTACCGCATCACGCCGCCCGCGCGCATCCCCGCTGGGCGCCCCGACGCGACCACCCTCGACGGCCGATACCACGGCGGCCGGCCGCGCATACATGGCCAACTGCAAGTCGCGCTCAAGGTCGGCCGACATCTGCCCATCAGGGCGCTCGGACCCACAGCCACTCACCCCAAGCCATAGTGCTGCGCCAATCGTGAACGGCGCGGCAACACGGGAACGCAGCATCGGCAAACGGTGGCGGGACATGGAACGCCTCCACGACATCGTGGGGTAAGGGACGGAAGCAGCGCAGACACGCCGCCTGGTGCACATTCCCTCCTGCAAGAGGTACGCCACGCGTTGCTCCACCCACCCGTCGAGTAGCACTCGGCTTGGCAGGATCGAACGCCGTCACTTGCCGAGGACGATCCCGCGTCGGCTGCGTCCACTTTTGGTGCCAGTGCCCTGTCTACTTCCCACGTCCAGCTCGCAAGGTCTCCAGTGTTCGCCAGAAGCACACGCATGAGGCTGCTGACCATCGGACTGTCGGGCATCACGCTGCTCGGCATCGCTTCGCTTGCCGGCTGCACACGGGTCGAGGGCGTGCCCGCGGTCGAACGCCGCGCCATCGCCGACTCTCTGTCCGCGCTCGTGGAGGCCGCCTATGACTTCTCGCGTGCCGATGCGCCGGCCTCACTGCTCTCGCTCTATCCCGACTCGGGGCGCGTCATCTCAGCGGCCGCCGGACAGGCCCTTACCACGCGCGACTCACTCGGCGGCGCCATCCAGGGCTTCTGGGAGCGCGTAGGGCAGAACATGCGCGAACCGCGCTTTGTCCTTGGCTCCACCTGGGTGGACGTCATCACGCGCGACGCAGCGGTCATGACGCTGACCTACAGCATTCCGCACCGCACACCGGCCGGCAATCCGCATGTGGTCAGCGGCGCCTGGACCATGTTCTGGCGTCGAATCGACGGACGCTGGGTCATTGTACAGGAACATCTCTCCGACACACCGGAAAGCACCCGGTCGTCGGTGCCAGACACTACAGGTCTCGCTGCAGGGTCCCCCACGGCAGACACCCCGCATCGGCATTGAGCGGGGTGCCACGCGCGCGGCCGCCGGCAATTACCTGCCGCCGTTGACCGAGCAGGGATCCGGGTAGTTGCAGGTGTCCCCTGCCGACAAGCCCTCACGATACACCGTGAACTGTACGGCTCCGCCGCCGTTCACACTCACCAGTTTGGTGAGCGGATCGCGGCCGCGCTGGTAGCCCGCACGCGGTACCACCTGCACCTCGTAGCTTCCGGCCTCGGGCACGGCCACCGCCACCTGTCCCCGGTCATCGGTGCGTGTCGTGGTCAGCGTGACGCCTGCCTGACGCACCACCACCGGCATACGCTCGATGGACACGCCGGCATCGTCCCGCACGGTGACATTGAGGCGCGGACCGGACGGACCGGACGGCGAACCACAGGCACCAAGACTGCCCGCTGTCATGGCCGTGAGCAGCATGCCAGTCCAACGACGCCGCCATACCTGGGAAATCGACGCAACCACGGGGCACTCCTTGCAAGGGTCTTCACGGCCATACGAGGGGAACGTCAACGGTGAGGAATGTACCCCGTGCGACGCTATCTTGTGCCCATGCCATCTCGTTCCGTCCCGACTCCGGCCCCGGCCCGCACGGGCTGCGCACGCCCGTGAAGCCACTCGTCCGCCTTGGCGAGGCCCGCACCCCTGACGGCTCGCTCCTCGAACTCTTCCGCCACGACGGCGCCTACCTCATTCGGGCCGACGGGGTGGAGCTCATGTCCACACGGCGCCACTACTCCGAAGATCGCCTCGCCGAACTGGCCTGCGCCCCCTACGCCGCCGCCGAGGGCGCGCGGGTGCTCATTGGCGGGCTGGGGCTGGGCTTCACGCTGCGCGCTGCACTCGAGGCCCTGCCGGCTGACGCCGAGGTGGTAGTGGCCGAACTGCTGGCCGAGGTGATCGCGTGGAACAGCAATCCCGAGTTCGGCATCTCGGTGGAGGCGCTGGACGACCCGCGCGTGCGGGTCGTGCACGATGACGTGAGCAATGTGCTGCGCCACAATGCAGGCGGCTTCGATGCCATCATGCTCGACACCGACAACGGCCCCGAAGGCATGATTCTCCAGGAGAACTCGCGCCTGTACGCCGACCGCGGCATCGCCGCCACCATCGCCGCACTGCGTGGTGCGGGCCCCATCGTGTACTGGTCCGTGGGCGACGACCCCGACTTCGAGCGGGCGTTGCGGCGCAACGGCCTTCTTGTTGAACGGCAGCAGGCGCGCGCGCATGTAACAACAGGTCCCATGCACACGCTGTACGTGGCCACGCGGCCACGCCGCGCTCAGTCGTCGCCTCAGTCGTCGTCGCGCACCTGACAGGCTTCGAGCGGATTGCCGTCGATGTCCGCGAAGCGGAAGTAGATTACACCGGGCGTTTCCTGCAGCGGCTCGACCTGCACGCCATTGGCGGACAGCGTCGCGTGTGCGGCGGCCGCGTCCGGCGTGGCAAGAATGGGGTACGTGCTCGACACCACGAACTCGGCGCCATCGTCGATCTGCCAGAGTGTGAGGGTGGAGCCGCCAGGGAACTCGACCACCGCAAGGCGCTGTTCGTCGTCATCGTAC includes:
- a CDS encoding VOC family protein produces the protein MFTGIDTIIIRVRDIAASQSWYTERLQAEVVYDDDEQRLAVVEFPGGSTLTLWQIDDGAEFVVSSTYPILATPDAAAAHATLSANGVQVEPLQETPGVIYFRFADIDGNPLEACQVRDDD